The Nitrospirae bacterium CG2_30_53_67 genome has a segment encoding these proteins:
- a CDS encoding lipid-A-disaccharide synthase: MSDQKSIMIIAGEASGDLHASSLVLEIRKLIPDARFTGIGGSRMRDAGVDLILNNREIAVTGFSEVFSKVRNILKAFRMVKETMRRARPDLLILLDFPDFNLRAGKTARRMGIPVIYYISPQVWAWRRGRVRTIQKLVEKIMVILPFEAPLYGDKGVFVGNPLLDVVRPSLPAGEAREQFGLRKKSPVVALLPGSRENEIRQLLPIFLKAAHLIREQVPDIQYLLPVAPTVSEEKIQPMIQETGILIRLVRDRVYDAIALSDFAVVASGTATLETAILGVPMLIVYKMSRMSYLMASRLVRVPHIGLINMVAGERIVPELIQDQLTPDRIMKEVLHVLKDRVRSAEISKKLKQAVSRLGGPGASARAAEVVVQCLEGKG; encoded by the coding sequence ATGTCAGACCAAAAAAGCATCATGATCATAGCCGGTGAGGCGTCCGGCGACCTGCATGCCTCCTCTCTGGTCCTCGAGATCCGGAAGTTAATCCCGGATGCGCGTTTTACAGGCATCGGAGGGAGCAGGATGCGTGATGCCGGGGTGGATCTGATCCTGAATAACCGAGAGATCGCCGTGACCGGGTTCTCCGAGGTCTTCTCCAAAGTCCGAAACATTCTTAAGGCCTTTCGTATGGTCAAGGAGACGATGCGCAGGGCCCGGCCCGATCTTCTGATCCTCCTGGATTTTCCGGACTTCAACCTCAGGGCGGGAAAGACGGCCAGGCGCATGGGGATCCCGGTCATCTACTACATCAGTCCCCAAGTCTGGGCCTGGCGCAGGGGAAGGGTCCGGACCATTCAGAAACTGGTGGAGAAGATCATGGTCATTCTCCCCTTTGAGGCCCCCCTCTACGGGGACAAGGGGGTCTTCGTGGGGAACCCCCTGCTCGACGTGGTCAGGCCTTCACTCCCTGCAGGCGAGGCCAGGGAGCAGTTCGGGCTCAGGAAAAAATCTCCTGTGGTGGCGCTTCTCCCCGGAAGCCGGGAGAACGAGATCCGGCAGCTCCTGCCGATCTTTTTAAAGGCGGCGCATCTGATCCGGGAACAGGTTCCGGACATTCAGTATCTCCTGCCCGTGGCTCCCACGGTTTCTGAGGAAAAGATTCAGCCGATGATCCAGGAGACGGGTATCCTCATTCGCTTGGTCAGGGACCGGGTCTATGATGCGATCGCACTTTCGGATTTCGCCGTGGTGGCCTCGGGCACGGCCACACTCGAGACGGCCATCCTCGGAGTTCCCATGCTGATCGTCTACAAGATGTCGAGGATGAGCTATCTCATGGCCAGCCGGCTCGTCCGTGTTCCCCATATCGGCCTGATCAACATGGTGGCCGGGGAACGGATCGTCCCGGAGCTGATCCAGGACCAGCTCACCCCCGATCGGATCATGAAGGAGGTCCTCCATGTCCTGAAAGACAGGGTGCGGTCCGCAGAGATTTCTAAAAAACTTAAGCAAGCGGTCTCCCGTCTGGGCGGACCGGGCGCCTCGGCCCGCGCGGCCGAGGTCGTCGTGCAATGTCTCGAGGGGAAGGGATGA